The Oncorhynchus tshawytscha isolate Ot180627B linkage group LG05, Otsh_v2.0, whole genome shotgun sequence genome includes a window with the following:
- the LOC112251181 gene encoding protein SPO16 homolog: MTTNGNDRTTQWKTTIIVSTSLQNHDTSRMLLAQHHRIRFSDAVKSGSIVFPQSGIAFLIINPQELPENLEEAGLFDKIKKFVTVHRNSFLLLQAPFYGKKELGIMSVIQHRFLGSNLRVLPVRNNTEIVKGMLTIAKATSKPHVDSVRDRMSLARAHIIESSSVWEMLKDIKLG; the protein is encoded by the exons ATGACTACCAACGGTAATGACAGGACAACTCAATGGAAAACAACAATTATAGTCAGCACATCACTTCAG AATCATGACACATCCAGGATGCTTCTTGCACAGCACCATCGGATCCGATTCTCAGACGCTGTCAAGTCGGGATCCATTGTTTTCCCGCAGTCAG GTATTGCATTCCTCATAATAAACCCACAAGAACTACCAGAGAACCTTGAGGAAGCAGGACTGTTTGACAAGATCAAGAAGTTTGTGACGGTTCACCGCAATAGTTTCCTTCTCCTGCAAGCCCCTTTTTATGGGAAGAAGGAACTGGGCATCATGTCAGTGATACAGCACAG ATTCCTTGGCAGCAATCTCAGAGTTCTACCTGTACGTAACAACACAGAGATAGTCAAAGGGATGCTGACTATAGCCAAA GCCACCAGTAAGCCCCATGTTGACAGCGTGCGGGATCGGATGTCTCTGGCCAGGGCCCACATTATAGAGAGCAGCTCTGTCTGGGAGATGCTCAAGGACATTAAGCTGGGGTGA
- the LOC112251180 gene encoding glomulin-like, with the protein MADQLQDVIQRWRKAVVEDGLRPEDHELFQNAGLAYINQGDTTQLLDFIQDEKNQGIVESMGCGLLASLVAEVLKRKKSSSTCKAVITHLAETCSPMELMLIFLGQVDDLHPDLIADTIVLMAPHLQTVLLRLGEEKAPWVGLALAALQKQVSRLPVPYTKEQEVEDAYGLCRCCSALARFMEPFVEEVKRRDNSEDGGTASDNQLKTELLKFCMGSLREPLLQAQLDQAIDIHKQSPLWHFATDILATLPAIQEPLPGLLFYKALKKREESGLLTDSTKAQESRACLAYLLFVQLITIESFPAVFSPVFVLQCNMEYIDLLLSRKEESFLLKGLELYTKSLERVEDNSLPVELLDLKSFYSVPQHLVQILTVCPIQHLREQGFKVLQLFIDKLGPEAKHKFFRCMIKTSCHAGVEGYIIKNIKNQIELSLKPGHENEWFMGIQVLPLLRLVLCFPRGPETDLLNSMDRVMESLNLLRYLHMRDMDWQQTSSIWPELFKIKEDYLKMLRVCLALSRAYYAGQVKNMREDKKIQAQEAREARVALVQTMTVKNKMVSDMTPEMQYQVLQCALVTFDLMESLVIRIEEISEEKVKTGTAV; encoded by the exons ATGGCTGATCAGCTGCAGGATGTCATCCAGAGATGG CGAAAAGCCGTGGTGGAAGATGGTTTAAGGCCAGAGGACCATGAACTGTTCCAGAATGCTGGATTGGCGTATATTAATCAGGGTGACACGACACAACTGCTAGACTTCATTCAGGATGAGAAGAACCAG GGAATAGTGGAGTCTATGGGCTGTGGCCTCCTTGCGTCCCTGGTGGCCGAGGTACTGAAGAGGAAGAAGAGTTCCTCTACCTGTAAGGCCGTTATCACACACCTGGCCGag ACATGCAGCCCGATGGAACTCATGCTGATTTTTCTCGGCCAAGTGGATGACCTTCATCCGGACCTCATCGCTGATACCATCGTACTTATGGCCCCGCATCTTCAAACAG TGCTGCTGCGTCTGGGTGAGGAGAAGGCTCCCTGGGTAGGCCTTGCTCTGGCTGCCCTACAGAAGCAGGTGTCCAGGCTGCCAGTGCCTTACACCAAGGAGCAAGAAGTGGAGGATGCGTATGGTCTGTGTCGTTGCTGTTCAGCCCTGGCCAGGTTCATGGAGCCATTCGTGGAGGAAGTGAAGAGGAGGGACAACAGCGAGGATGGTGGCACTGCTTCAGACAATCAGCTAAAGACTGAGCTTCTCAAGTT TTGCATGGGGAGCTTGAGGGAGCCACTCCTTCAGGCACAGCTTGACCAGGCTATAGACATCCATAAACAGTCTCCCCTATGGCACTTTGCTACAGACATACTG GCCACCCTACCAGCCATCCAGGAGCCTCTCCCAGGCCTCCTGTTCTACAAGGCTCTGAAGAAGAGGGAGGAGTCTGGCCTCCTGACAGACAGTACTAAAGCCCAGGAGTCACGGGCCTGTCTGGCATACCTGCTCTTTGTCCAGCTCATCACCATCGAGAGCTTTCCAGCAGTTTTCAG CCCTGTGTTTGTCCTGCAGTGTAATATGGAATATATTGACCTCCTACTGAGTAG AAAGGAAGAATCATTCCTACTCAAAGGCCTG GAATTATATACAAAAAGCTTGGAGAGAGTGGAGGATAACAGTCTCCCAGTTGAACTGCTGGACCTAAAGTCATTTTACAGTGTTCCACAG CACTTGGTGCAGATCCTGACTGTGTGTCCAATTCAGCATTTG AGAGAACAAGGGTTTAAAGTGTTACAGCTCTTCATAGATAAATTGGGACCTGAGGCTAAGCACAAATTCTTCAG GTGTATGATAAAAACCAGTTGCCATGCCGGAGTAGAGGGTTACATTATAAAGAACATCAAAAATCAGATTGAGCTCTCCTTGAAG CCAGGTCATGAGAATGAATGGTTTATGGGAATCCAGGTTTTGCCCCTACTGAGACTGGTTCTCTGTTTCCCACGGGGCCCAGAAACAGACCTGCTGAACAGTATGGACAG GGTAATGGAGTCTCTCAATCTGTTACGATACCTGCATATGCGGGACATGGACTGGCAGCAGACA TCAAGTATATGGCCGGAGCTGTTCAAGATCAAAGAGGACTACCTGAAGATGCTGAGGGTGTGTCTGGCCCTCTCTAGAGCCTACTATGCAGGGCAGGTTAAGAACATGAGAGAGGACAAGAAGATTCAAGCACAGG AAGCCAGAGAGGCTAGAGTTGCATTAGTTCAGACTATGACTGTGAAGAACAAGATGGTATCAGATATGACCCCAGAGATGCAGTATCAG GTACTGCAGTGTGCTCTGGTGACCTTTGACCTGATGGAGAGTCTAGTGATCCGTATTGAGGAGATATCAGAGGAGAAAGTGAAAACGGGGACTGCTGTCTAA